A window of the Microbulbifer aggregans genome harbors these coding sequences:
- the pyrH gene encoding UMP kinase: protein MPGIKDRKYKRILLKLSGEELMGDQGFGISPKVLDKMALEIGQLVGIGVQVGLVVGGGNLFRGAALHAAGLDRVTGDHMGMLATVMNALALRDALERSNISSRVMSSIQMSGIVDHYDRRAAIRYLERGEVLIFAAGTGNPFFTTDSAACLRGIEIEAELVLKATKVDGVYSADPVLEPTATRYDRLTFDEVLDKKLGVMDLTAICLCRDNNLPVRVFRMNKAGALLNIVVGGEEGTLIEEEVKQ, encoded by the coding sequence ATGCCCGGAATAAAAGACCGCAAGTACAAGCGAATCCTGCTCAAGCTCAGTGGAGAGGAGCTGATGGGGGATCAGGGCTTTGGAATCAGCCCCAAAGTTCTGGACAAGATGGCCCTGGAAATCGGCCAGCTGGTAGGTATCGGTGTGCAGGTGGGTCTGGTGGTTGGCGGTGGCAACCTGTTCCGCGGTGCTGCCCTGCACGCGGCTGGTCTCGACCGGGTTACCGGCGACCACATGGGTATGCTGGCCACCGTGATGAATGCCCTGGCACTGCGCGACGCGCTGGAGCGCTCTAATATCTCCTCCCGGGTCATGTCGTCGATCCAGATGAGCGGTATCGTCGATCACTACGATCGCCGCGCCGCCATTCGCTACCTGGAGCGGGGCGAAGTGCTGATTTTTGCCGCCGGCACCGGCAATCCCTTCTTTACCACCGACTCTGCCGCCTGCCTGCGCGGCATTGAGATTGAAGCCGAGCTGGTCCTGAAGGCCACCAAGGTGGACGGTGTCTATTCCGCCGATCCGGTGCTCGAGCCCACGGCTACCCGTTACGACCGCCTCACCTTCGACGAGGTTCTGGACAAGAAGCTCGGGGTAATGGATTTAACCGCAATCTGCCTGTGCCGGGATAACAACCTGCCCGTGCGGGTCTTCCGCATGAACAAGGCCGGCGCGCTGCTCAATATTGTTGTGGGCGGCGAAGAGGGCACGCTAATTGAAGAGGAAGTGAAACAGTGA
- the tsf gene encoding translation elongation factor Ts — protein MAITASMVKELRERTGLPMMECKKALTEADGDIERAIEDLRKASGLKAAKKAGRTAADGVVATKVADDASYGVLVEVNSETDFVARDDNFKAFVEKVVEKAFSERQEDVAALMEGELEAAREALVQKIGENIGVRRIQVVEAPVVGSYVHSNSRIACLVALSGGDAELARDVAMHVAANNPQVNKPEDMPADVLEKEKEIIKAQPDMEGKPAEIVEKMMGGRINKFLKENSLVEQPFVKNPDVTVGKLAKDAGADVVSFVRFEVGEGIEKEEVDFAAEVAAQVKGSS, from the coding sequence ATGGCGATTACCGCGTCTATGGTAAAAGAACTGCGCGAGCGCACTGGCCTGCCGATGATGGAGTGCAAGAAGGCACTGACCGAGGCGGATGGCGACATCGAAAGAGCGATCGAAGACCTGCGCAAGGCCTCCGGCCTGAAGGCTGCCAAGAAAGCCGGTCGTACCGCTGCTGACGGCGTGGTTGCCACTAAAGTGGCCGACGATGCCAGCTACGGTGTACTGGTTGAAGTCAACTCCGAAACCGACTTCGTTGCCCGCGATGACAACTTCAAGGCATTTGTAGAGAAGGTTGTCGAGAAGGCATTCTCCGAGCGCCAGGAAGACGTTGCTGCGCTGATGGAAGGCGAGCTGGAAGCCGCTCGCGAAGCTCTGGTGCAGAAGATTGGTGAAAACATCGGTGTGCGCCGCATTCAGGTGGTTGAAGCGCCGGTAGTTGGCTCCTACGTACACTCCAACAGCCGCATCGCCTGTCTGGTTGCCCTGAGCGGTGGCGACGCTGAGCTTGCCCGCGACGTGGCCATGCACGTTGCTGCGAACAACCCGCAGGTGAACAAGCCGGAAGACATGCCGGCCGACGTGCTGGAAAAAGAGAAGGAAATCATCAAGGCCCAGCCGGATATGGAAGGCAAGCCCGCTGAGATCGTCGAGAAGATGATGGGTGGCCGTATCAACAAGTTCCTGAAAGAAAACAGCCTGGTTGAGCAGCCGTTCGTCAAGAACCCGGACGTGACCGTTGGCAAACTGGCCAAGGACGCTGGTGCCGATGTTGTTTCCTTTGTGCGCTTCGAAGTGGGCGAGGGTATCGAGAAGGAAGAGGTGGACTTCGCTGCCGAAGTGGCTGCGCAGGTCAAGGGCTCTTCCTGA
- the rpsB gene encoding 30S ribosomal protein S2: MPQVSMRDMLQAGVHFGHQTRYWNPKMDQYIFGARNKIHIVNLEHTVPAFNEALQVIKGMAAQKKKILFVGTKRAASKSIKEQAERSGQPYVSNRWLGGMLTNYKTIRASIKRFRDLETQSQDGTFEKLTKKEALMRTRTMDKLERSIGGIKDMGGLPDALFVIDVEHERIAIQEANKLGIPVIGVVDTNSDPAGVDYVIPGNDDAIRAIKLYTTAVADAVIAGTAEAGGATAKDEYVEASDDEAAADS; encoded by the coding sequence ATGCCGCAAGTCAGCATGCGCGATATGCTGCAGGCTGGTGTCCACTTTGGTCACCAGACCCGCTACTGGAACCCGAAAATGGATCAGTACATTTTCGGTGCCCGCAACAAGATTCACATCGTCAACCTTGAGCACACTGTGCCGGCTTTCAATGAAGCCCTGCAGGTGATCAAAGGTATGGCTGCTCAGAAGAAGAAGATCCTGTTCGTTGGTACGAAGCGCGCCGCTTCCAAGTCCATCAAGGAACAGGCTGAGCGCTCCGGCCAGCCCTACGTCAGCAACCGCTGGCTGGGTGGCATGCTCACCAACTACAAGACCATCCGTGCTTCCATCAAGCGTTTCCGTGACCTGGAGACTCAGTCCCAGGACGGCACTTTCGAGAAGCTGACCAAGAAAGAGGCGCTGATGCGCACTCGCACCATGGACAAGCTCGAGCGCTCCATCGGTGGTATCAAAGATATGGGCGGCCTGCCGGACGCGCTGTTCGTGATCGACGTCGAGCACGAGCGCATCGCGATCCAGGAAGCCAACAAGCTGGGTATCCCGGTCATCGGCGTAGTGGACACCAACAGTGATCCGGCTGGCGTTGACTACGTGATCCCGGGTAACGACGACGCCATCCGCGCAATCAAGCTGTACACCACTGCTGTGGCTGACGCTGTGATCGCTGGCACCGCCGAAGCGGGCGGCGCAACCGCGAAGGATGAGTACGTCGAAGCGAGCGACGACGAAGCCGCTGCGGACTCTTAA
- the map gene encoding type I methionyl aminopeptidase translates to MTSSIKTPEQIAKMRTAGRLAAEVLEMIGEYVVPGVTTEELDRRCHDHIVNKQQAIPACLGYRGFPKSICTSVNEVVCHGIPAESKVLKKGDIINIDVTVIKDGWYGDTSKMYFVGEAAPHAERLVRITQECLYKAIEIVRPGTTLGDIGHIIQQHAEKNYYSVVRDFCGHGIGDVFHEDPQVLHYGKPGTGEVLQEGMTFTIEPMINAGKAGTRVLGDGWTAITKDRRLSAQWEHTMAVTKDGVEVLTARSEESF, encoded by the coding sequence ATGACCTCAAGCATCAAGACGCCGGAACAGATCGCCAAAATGCGCACTGCTGGCCGCCTGGCCGCGGAAGTACTGGAAATGATAGGCGAGTACGTGGTCCCCGGGGTCACCACCGAGGAACTGGATCGCCGCTGTCATGACCATATAGTCAACAAGCAGCAGGCTATCCCGGCCTGCCTCGGCTACCGTGGTTTCCCCAAGTCCATCTGCACCTCCGTGAACGAGGTGGTCTGCCACGGCATCCCCGCCGAGAGCAAGGTGTTGAAAAAGGGTGACATCATCAATATCGATGTCACCGTGATCAAGGATGGCTGGTACGGCGACACCAGTAAGATGTACTTCGTGGGCGAAGCCGCCCCCCATGCCGAGCGACTGGTCCGCATCACCCAGGAGTGCCTCTACAAGGCCATCGAGATCGTGCGCCCCGGTACCACACTGGGCGACATCGGCCATATCATCCAGCAGCACGCGGAAAAGAATTACTACTCGGTCGTGCGCGACTTCTGCGGCCACGGCATCGGCGATGTCTTCCACGAGGACCCGCAGGTCCTGCACTACGGCAAACCGGGAACCGGTGAGGTATTGCAGGAAGGCATGACCTTTACCATCGAGCCCATGATCAACGCCGGCAAGGCCGGAACCCGTGTGCTCGGCGACGGCTGGACCGCGATCACCAAGGATCGCCGCCTGTCCGCCCAGTGGGAGCACACCATGGCGGTGACCAAAGATGGCGTTGAAGTCCTGACTGCGCGGAGCGAAGAAAGCTTCTGA